One window from the genome of Anguilla rostrata isolate EN2019 chromosome 5, ASM1855537v3, whole genome shotgun sequence encodes:
- the LOC135256182 gene encoding membrane-bound transcription factor site-1 protease-like: MSAPCNESRWSQKWQSSRPLRRASLSLGSGFWHATGRHSSRRLLRAIPRHVAQILQADVLWQMGHTGSGVKVAVFDTGLSEKHPHFKNVKERTNWTNEKTLDDGLGHGTFVAGVIASMRECHGFAPDSELHIFRVFTNNQVSYTSWFLDAFNYAILKKMDVLNLSIGGPDFMDHPFVDKVWELTANKVIMVSAIGNDGPLYGTLNNPADQMDVIGVGGIDFEDNIARFSSRGMTTWELPGGYGRVKPDIVTYGSGVRGSGMKEGCRSLSGTSVASPVVAGAVTLLAR, encoded by the exons ATGTCTG ctccctgTAACGAGTCGCGCTGGTCTCAGAAGTGGCAGTCGTCGCGGCCGCTGCGCAGGGCCAGCCTGTCGCTGGGCTCGGGCTTCTGGCACGCCACGGGCCGCCACTCCAGCCGCCGCCTCCTGAGGGCCATCCCCCGACACGTGGCCCAGATCCTGCAGGCCGACGTGCTCTGGCAGATGGGCCATaccg GCTCTGGTGTGAAGGTGGCCGTGTTCGACACGGGACTGAGTGAGAAGCACCCGCACTTCAAGAACGTGAAAGAGAGAACCAACTGGACCAACGAGAAGACTCTGGACGACG GGCTGGGCCACGGGACCTTCGTGGCGGGGGTCATCGCCAGCATGAGGGAGTGCCACGGCTTCGCCCCCGATTCGGAGCTGCACATCTTCAGAGTGTTCACCAACAACCAg gtGTCTTATACTTCCTGGTTTCTGGACGCCTTCAACTACGCGATCCTGAAGAAGATGGACGTGCTGAACCTCAGCATCGGCGGGCCCGACTTCATGGACCATCCGTTCGTGGACAAG GTGTGGGAGCTGACTGCCAACAAAGTCATCATGGTCTCCGCTATCGGAAACGACGGGCCGCTATACGG AACCCTGAATAACCCGGCCGATCAGATGGACGTGATCGGGGTCGGTGGGATTGATTTCGAGGACAACATCGCCAGGTTCTCATCCCGGGGAATGACCACATGG GAGTTGCCGGGGGGATATGGGCGGGTGAAGCCGGACATCGTGACGTACGGCTCGGGCGTCCGCGGCTCCGGGATGAAGGAGGGCTGCCGCTCGTTGTCGGGCACCAGCGTGGCCTCGCCGGTGGTTGCCGGGGCGGTCACCTTGCTGGCCAGGTGA
- the LOC135255777 gene encoding cytochrome P450 2D3-like isoform X2 yields MLGSVILLWIGFSLLFLLFRTRRPKNFPPGPWPVPIFGNLLQLNLVNPLDDLRKLSERYGKVYSIYIGSKPAVVLNGLQAMKEALVTQSVELSGRPEDLFINHLNENKGVVLTYGPVWKEHRRFALTTLRNFGLGKRSMEERILGEVSYIASDLENNAGKAIDSQILFHKASFNIICTVLFGTRFKHEDEFLQHNIRHIKEVTKIVNGPWAMIYEMLPLLRHLPLPFQKAFHNFNMVRKSLADQVSQHKESWVTGEPRDLTDCYLDEMDKRGDDGSSFNEKQLIGYLNDLLAAGTDTTANTLLTAFLYLMTHPDVQERCQKEIDEVLGEKEQASYEDRHKMPYTQAMIHETQRVADTVPLSVFHTTTKDIRLMGYDLPKGTLIIPNLSSVLSEESQWKFPHDFNPSNFLNDQGEFVKPDAFMPFSAGPRMCLGEGLARMELFLILVTLLRRFNFVWPEDGGVPDYRQIYGATQTPKPYRLGVRLRGS; encoded by the exons ATGCTGGGCTCTGTGATTCTCCTATGGATCGGCttcagcctcctcttcctcctcttcagaACTAGGAGGCCCAAAAACTTCCCCCCTGGACCTTGGCCAGTCCCGATATTTGGaaacctgctgcagctgaaccTGGTCAATCCTCTCGATGATCTCAGAAAG CTGTCGGAACGCTATGGGAAGGTCTACAGTATCTATATTGGGAGCAAGCCAGCTGTGGTGCTCAATGGTCTGCAGGCAATGAAGGAAGCACTGGTCACTCAGTCTGTGGAGTTGTCTGGACGACCAGAAGACCTTTTCATAAATCACCTAAATGAGAACAAAG GGGTTGTCTTGACTTACGGGCCTGTATGGAAGGAGCACCGGAGATTCGCCCTAACAACCCTTCGGAACTTTGGCCTGGGGAAACGATCCATGGaggagaggattctgggagaggTCTCCTACATAGCCTCAGATTTGGAAAATAATGCAG GTAAAGCTATCGACTCGCAGATCCTGTTCCACAAGGCCTCATTCAACATCATCTGCACTGTCCTGTTTGGGACTCGATTCAAACATGAAGATGAGTTTCTCCAGCACAACATCCGCCACATCAAGGAAGTCACAAAGATTGTCAATGGCCCCTGGGCTATG ATTTATGAAATGTTGCCCCTGCTGAGGCACCTCCCCCTGCCCTTCCAAAAGGCCTTTCACAATTTTAACATGGTCAGAAAGTCACTGGCAGACCAGGTATCCCAACACAAGGAGTCTTGGGTAACAGGAGAGCCACGGGATCTAACAGACTGCTACCTTGATGAAATGGACAAG AGAGGAGATGATGGCTCTTCCttcaatgaaaaacagctgATCGGTTATCTGAATGACCTCCTCGCTGCTGGAACAGACACCACTGCTAACACACTCCTCACAGCCTTTCTGTACCTCATGACTCACCCAGATGTTCAGG AGAGGTGTCAGAAGGAGATCGATGAGGTGCTTGGGGAGAAGGAGCAGGCCTCTTATGAGGACAGACACAAGATGCCCTACACCCAGGCCATGATCCATGAGACTCAGCGAGTCGCAGACACGGTGCCGCTCAGCGTCTTCCACACCACCACCAAAGACATACGGCTGATGGGCTACGATTTACCCAAG GGAACCCTCATCATCCCCAACCTGTCCTCTGTGCTGAGTGAGGAAAGCCAGTGGAAGTTTCCCCACGACTTCAACCCCTCCAACTTCCTAAATGATCAGGGAGAGTTTGTGAAGCCAGATGCCTTCATGCCCTTCTCTGCTG ggccTCGGATGTGTCTGGGAGAGGGTCTTGCTCGCATGGAGCTCTTCCTGATTCTTGTGACACTGCTACGTCGCTTCAACTTCGTTTGGCCTGAAGACGGGGGGGTGCCTGACTACAGGCAGATTTATGGTGCCACTCAAACACCAAAACCCTACAGACTGGGTGTTAGACTAAGAGGCAGTTGA
- the LOC135255777 gene encoding cytochrome P450 2F2-like isoform X1 — translation MLGSVILLWIGFSLLFLLFRTRRPKNFPPGPWPVPIFGNLLQLNLVNPLDDLRKLSERYGKVYSIYIGSKPAVVLNGLQAMKEALVTQSVELSGRPEDLFINHLNENKGVVLTYGPVWKEHRRFALTTLRNFGLGKRSMEERILGEVSYIASDLENNAGKAIDSQILFHKASFNIICTVLFGTRFKHEDEFLQHNIRHIKEVTKIVNGPWAMIYEMLPLLRHLPLPFQKAFHNFNMVRKSLADQVSQHKESWVTGEPRDLTDCYLDEMDKRGDDGSSFNEKQLIGYLNDLLAAGTDTTANTLLTAFLYLMTHPDVQGEFSVVFLWLPVHETEMRTPAAAFKVENDVSQFSDMCNLCLCYPERCQKEIDEVLGEKEQASYEDRHKMPYTQAMIHETQRVADTVPLSVFHTTTKDIRLMGYDLPKGTLIIPNLSSVLSEESQWKFPHDFNPSNFLNDQGEFVKPDAFMPFSAGPRMCLGEGLARMELFLILVTLLRRFNFVWPEDGGVPDYRQIYGATQTPKPYRLGVRLRGS, via the exons ATGCTGGGCTCTGTGATTCTCCTATGGATCGGCttcagcctcctcttcctcctcttcagaACTAGGAGGCCCAAAAACTTCCCCCCTGGACCTTGGCCAGTCCCGATATTTGGaaacctgctgcagctgaaccTGGTCAATCCTCTCGATGATCTCAGAAAG CTGTCGGAACGCTATGGGAAGGTCTACAGTATCTATATTGGGAGCAAGCCAGCTGTGGTGCTCAATGGTCTGCAGGCAATGAAGGAAGCACTGGTCACTCAGTCTGTGGAGTTGTCTGGACGACCAGAAGACCTTTTCATAAATCACCTAAATGAGAACAAAG GGGTTGTCTTGACTTACGGGCCTGTATGGAAGGAGCACCGGAGATTCGCCCTAACAACCCTTCGGAACTTTGGCCTGGGGAAACGATCCATGGaggagaggattctgggagaggTCTCCTACATAGCCTCAGATTTGGAAAATAATGCAG GTAAAGCTATCGACTCGCAGATCCTGTTCCACAAGGCCTCATTCAACATCATCTGCACTGTCCTGTTTGGGACTCGATTCAAACATGAAGATGAGTTTCTCCAGCACAACATCCGCCACATCAAGGAAGTCACAAAGATTGTCAATGGCCCCTGGGCTATG ATTTATGAAATGTTGCCCCTGCTGAGGCACCTCCCCCTGCCCTTCCAAAAGGCCTTTCACAATTTTAACATGGTCAGAAAGTCACTGGCAGACCAGGTATCCCAACACAAGGAGTCTTGGGTAACAGGAGAGCCACGGGATCTAACAGACTGCTACCTTGATGAAATGGACAAG AGAGGAGATGATGGCTCTTCCttcaatgaaaaacagctgATCGGTTATCTGAATGACCTCCTCGCTGCTGGAACAGACACCACTGCTAACACACTCCTCACAGCCTTTCTGTACCTCATGACTCACCCAGATGTTCAGGGTGAGTTCTCAGTTGTGTTTCTATGGTTACCTGTGCATGAGACTGAAATGCGCACACCTGCAGCAGCCTTTAAGGTGGAGAATGATGTCTCCCAGTTCAGTGACATGTGCAATCTCTGCCTGTGTTATCCAGAGAGGTGTCAGAAGGAGATCGATGAGGTGCTTGGGGAGAAGGAGCAGGCCTCTTATGAGGACAGACACAAGATGCCCTACACCCAGGCCATGATCCATGAGACTCAGCGAGTCGCAGACACGGTGCCGCTCAGCGTCTTCCACACCACCACCAAAGACATACGGCTGATGGGCTACGATTTACCCAAG GGAACCCTCATCATCCCCAACCTGTCCTCTGTGCTGAGTGAGGAAAGCCAGTGGAAGTTTCCCCACGACTTCAACCCCTCCAACTTCCTAAATGATCAGGGAGAGTTTGTGAAGCCAGATGCCTTCATGCCCTTCTCTGCTG ggccTCGGATGTGTCTGGGAGAGGGTCTTGCTCGCATGGAGCTCTTCCTGATTCTTGTGACACTGCTACGTCGCTTCAACTTCGTTTGGCCTGAAGACGGGGGGGTGCCTGACTACAGGCAGATTTATGGTGCCACTCAAACACCAAAACCCTACAGACTGGGTGTTAGACTAAGAGGCAGTTGA